In Vitis vinifera cultivar Pinot Noir 40024 chromosome 17, ASM3070453v1, one genomic interval encodes:
- the LOC100252613 gene encoding uncharacterized protein At1g66480 has translation MGNRLGGRKTAKVMKIDSQTFKLKTPVRVWETVKDYPGHVLIESEAFKHFGIRAKPLEPQRELKPKKLYFLLEIPKHSGDRTVRRVQSGINMNAVDRLQSLMLSRRSVSDLSTIKQTTSIRPLNCGAIRVQLRLPKSQLMKLIQESKDNEEAAEKIMDLCMEKASNNIHGAASSNNVEGHGLGQQQGNWKPGLGITRESYNLPG, from the coding sequence ATGGGGAACAGATTGGGAGGCAGAAAAACAGCCAAGGTGATGAAGATAGACAGCCAGACATTCAAGTTAAAGACACCAGTGCGAGTGTGGGAGACAGTCAAGGACTACCCAGGTCATGTTTTGATAGAATCAGAAGCCTTCAAGCATTTTGGAATTCGAGCAAAGCCATTAGAACCACAAAGGGAATTGAAGCCAAAGAAGCTTTATTTTCTCTTGGAAATTCCCAAGCATTCAGGAGACAGGACAGTGAGGAGGGTTCAGTCAGGTATCAATATGAATGCAGTTGACCGACTTCAGAGCCTCATGTTGTCCCGGAGGTCAGTCTCAGACCTTTCCACCATCAAACAGACAACAAGCATCAGACCATTAAATTGTGGTGCAATTCGGGTGCAACTGAGGCTGCCAAAGTCACAGTTGATGAAATTAATCCAGGAGAGCAAGGATAATGAAGAGGCAGCCGAGAAGATAATGGATCTTTGCATGGAAAAGGCCAGCAATAATATTCATGGAGCTGCATCAAGTAACAACGTTGAGGGCCATGGTCTAGGGCAGCAGCAAGGGAATTGGAAGCCTGGACTTGGTATCACAAGAGAAAGTTACAACTTGCCTGGATGA